In Stieleria varia, one genomic interval encodes:
- the serA gene encoding phosphoglycerate dehydrogenase: MHRIIVLDNIAQEGLDILDATPGIEYEIRTGLSGDELKAALNEFDAGILRSGVKITPESLEGNTRLKALVRAGVGTDNIDKPASTRRGIVVMNTPAGNTVSTAEHAFALMMALSRNIAAANQSLIEGRWDRKKYMGTQLAGKTVGIVGMGRIGREFATRALVFDMKVVAYDPFLTNEQAAALGVTRASTVEEMLPEIDYLTVHTPLTPETKGMISHAQLAIVKPGLRVINAARGGIYDIDALVEGLKTGKLGGVALDVFENEPCTDSPLFGMDNVICTPHLGASTEEAQTQVAVEGIHLLINFLKTGEIKHSVNVAALDPKALAELRGFLNVSHRLGLLSAQLHGSGIDKVSLTYRGELAHKDTRVVTNAFCAGLLERIVDDANIVNSEMLLRERGIELSEEKHHEMGAFSSSLTATVSGGGQSVTVGGAILGQHMPRLINVNGYRLESYLDGKLMIFMHNDVPGIIGKVGSIFGDHGVNIAQMAVGREGTTPGGAAIGVLSLDGEVPAAAIAAVEALDAVEKAIVIDLPAADDLPAWLG, from the coding sequence ATGCATCGCATCATCGTCCTGGACAACATCGCCCAAGAAGGCCTGGACATTCTCGACGCCACACCCGGTATCGAATACGAAATTCGAACCGGACTCTCGGGAGACGAACTCAAAGCCGCACTCAATGAGTTCGACGCCGGCATCCTGCGGAGTGGCGTGAAGATCACGCCTGAGTCGCTCGAAGGCAACACGCGTCTGAAAGCTCTCGTGCGTGCCGGCGTGGGAACGGACAATATTGACAAACCCGCGTCCACACGCCGCGGAATCGTCGTCATGAACACCCCGGCCGGCAACACCGTCAGCACGGCCGAACACGCCTTCGCACTGATGATGGCGCTTTCACGCAATATCGCAGCGGCCAACCAAAGCCTGATCGAAGGACGCTGGGACCGCAAAAAGTACATGGGCACGCAGCTCGCCGGCAAAACCGTCGGCATCGTCGGCATGGGACGCATCGGTCGCGAATTCGCGACCCGCGCCCTCGTCTTTGACATGAAAGTCGTCGCGTATGATCCGTTCTTGACGAACGAACAAGCCGCCGCGTTGGGCGTCACCCGCGCCAGCACGGTCGAAGAAATGCTGCCCGAAATCGATTATCTCACCGTCCACACCCCGCTGACGCCCGAAACAAAAGGCATGATCAGCCACGCACAATTGGCGATCGTCAAACCAGGGTTGCGAGTCATCAACGCCGCTCGCGGCGGCATCTATGACATCGACGCCCTGGTGGAAGGACTCAAGACGGGCAAACTCGGCGGCGTCGCCCTGGACGTTTTCGAAAATGAACCCTGCACCGACAGCCCGCTGTTCGGAATGGACAACGTCATCTGCACTCCCCACTTGGGCGCCAGTACCGAAGAAGCCCAAACGCAAGTTGCTGTGGAAGGCATCCACTTGCTGATCAATTTCCTCAAGACCGGCGAGATCAAGCACAGCGTCAACGTCGCCGCACTGGACCCCAAAGCACTCGCCGAGTTGCGCGGCTTCCTGAACGTCTCGCATCGTCTGGGCCTGCTCTCCGCCCAGTTGCACGGCAGCGGAATCGACAAGGTATCACTGACCTATCGCGGAGAACTGGCGCACAAGGACACCCGCGTGGTGACCAACGCTTTCTGCGCCGGCCTGCTGGAACGCATCGTCGACGACGCCAACATCGTCAACAGCGAAATGCTGTTGCGTGAACGAGGAATCGAGCTGAGCGAAGAAAAGCATCACGAGATGGGCGCCTTCTCGTCCAGCCTGACCGCAACCGTTTCCGGTGGCGGCCAAAGCGTCACGGTCGGCGGTGCGATCCTCGGTCAACACATGCCGCGTTTAATCAACGTCAACGGCTATCGCTTGGAGTCCTATCTCGACGGCAAGCTGATGATCTTCATGCACAACGATGTCCCGGGCATCATCGGCAAAGTCGGCAGCATCTTCGGTGACCACGGCGTCAACATCGCCCAGATGGCAGTCGGTCGCGAAGGCACCACGCCCGGCGGCGCCGCCATCGGTGTTCTGAGCCTGGACGGCGAAGTCCCCGCAGCCGCGATCGCAGCAGTGGAAGCACTCGATGCCGTCGAGAAAGCCATCGTCATCGACCTCCCCGCCGCCGACGACCTACCCGCCTGGCTCGGCTAA
- a CDS encoding BlaI/MecI/CopY family transcriptional regulator, which yields MAKKSKKPPAKKPTLSELENKVMDVVWRQREVNAEQVRRLVKSNQPLTDSTIRTVLRRLEAKGYVSHRREGRLYLYQPTDFSQNVAADAVRGIIDRFCDGSVESLLVGMVNREVVTPEKLRELADRIKTDQQKRKGNKK from the coding sequence GTGGCAAAGAAGTCGAAAAAGCCGCCAGCGAAGAAGCCGACCCTGAGCGAGCTTGAAAACAAAGTCATGGACGTGGTCTGGCGTCAGCGTGAAGTCAATGCCGAGCAGGTCCGTCGCTTGGTCAAGTCCAATCAGCCGTTGACGGACAGCACCATCCGGACCGTCCTTCGACGACTGGAGGCAAAGGGTTATGTGTCCCATCGTCGCGAAGGCCGTCTGTATCTCTACCAGCCGACCGACTTCTCTCAGAACGTCGCTGCCGACGCCGTCCGCGGGATCATCGACCGGTTTTGCGACGGCTCCGTTGAATCGCTGCTGGTGGGCATGGTCAATCGCGAAGTGGTGACGCCGGAGAAGCTACGGGAACTGGCTGATCGAATCAAAACCGACCAACAGAAGCGAAAGGGCAACAAAAAATGA
- a CDS encoding M56 family metallopeptidase, with the protein MIHLDSIALPGLELLVNVSLKTLCLAWVVWTAVSLCRVRDATVLSRLNLCLLIGMMLMPILVIASPRIALPWISVNSVVADSQPHPTQNLHDFNNANPAAVKDTPMDFQSHPVASNITDNAYSKQAMEPSGIPTVDDDRVSGLEMVPTDNQTLVPTSQIQPIESSDRSTRTTSTSTITWVALVVLGTYFVGALAMLARTTIGCLRCTGIASRARRVTALLPSNSLHTDLLPTDDPALSVWQSDEISVPVTVGFWSPKILLPTDWPQWEHELVQIAIAHEREHQRRGDTLTMLLSSFNLAIYWFHPIAWTLQRRLAELAEHVCDDSVILTTGHRHTYAKHLIWMAQRATDLQRQPLLVGMARGPMIEQRIERIIDFSRPLSQRLSKSVASFVALVVIALSVMIAGVTARAQQRENPDSDPSTTSPADDVKPSLSGRVIGPDQKPVAGATVYLRTRQANATRSEPQETTTDNIGRFVFKELPDGEHQLVAAASGMSSRVKRYQGEKVSPDENEIELQLSASPTLQVEVYSKKDQSTVRDAIVRLNWSDIKRDHAVDERGTATIDGLTAEEWSVEVRAPGYAEQNHTVRLPTGGYTTIKSYLDPGASLAGRVVDDAGTPIGDLGLSVFPGDMSGGQIEYVKTQPDGTYRFDCLPMGGLRLSSNSPDHSNQDWQVSLTAKPGETQTLDLTVPRRPDGGSIKGTVVDKDGHPIANASISNHGRSSNLIRETGSDEQGRFHLQNLYSPDELVVQANGYAPVQMSIAGKVTEPPSEIKIVLQPGHSIAGKVVDERGKSIPDVFIVSNGRTGGGLRISRTTKSDVDGRFNFNSLPKGATLDFRKSGFTALGDRELPLDRDDEVVITMPDQGMLRGRAIDESTGKPIPSFNVRITFSPDRKPGEPSGGLTGNRVHEGEAFSSVTGRFELLDLIQGMPLQVTVSAEGYQPAVLRRVVAQRDSEAAADVYRLKPIDPSQHFTLSGKVVDEDGNGIAGLEMRLIACSEQRGDSRAEFPFNWEMVLNGQVAQSAEVTQFLKTISKPDGSFTFANVQPAVDMEIAYWGDGAVRSRMQGIEKLKPDARETLVIRASRGGEVTGKIDIDSFHGISQIQLSGSDGTLPAILSPDKSSYVIKNVPPGTHRLIVYGPPIRADELNGFFRMDVVKRVPCEIEQGQTLQIDLAAVTPPSQDD; encoded by the coding sequence ATGATCCACCTCGACTCCATTGCATTGCCAGGACTCGAACTTCTGGTGAACGTTTCCTTGAAAACTTTGTGCTTGGCATGGGTCGTCTGGACGGCGGTGAGCCTCTGCCGCGTGCGAGACGCAACCGTCCTTTCACGACTGAATCTCTGCTTGTTGATCGGAATGATGTTGATGCCAATCCTCGTCATCGCTTCTCCACGAATCGCATTGCCTTGGATTTCAGTCAACTCGGTTGTCGCTGATTCTCAACCGCATCCAACACAGAATTTGCATGATTTCAACAACGCAAATCCTGCAGCCGTCAAAGACACGCCGATGGATTTTCAATCACATCCCGTCGCAAGCAACATCACGGACAACGCCTATTCAAAGCAGGCCATGGAACCGTCTGGTATTCCGACCGTCGATGATGACCGCGTCTCGGGTCTGGAAATGGTCCCAACGGACAACCAAACCTTGGTCCCAACGAGCCAAATCCAACCAATCGAATCGAGCGATCGATCAACACGCACGACATCAACTTCAACGATCACTTGGGTTGCCTTGGTCGTCTTGGGGACCTACTTCGTCGGTGCGTTGGCCATGCTCGCTCGGACGACAATTGGATGTCTGCGTTGCACTGGGATTGCCTCCCGAGCAAGGCGAGTGACGGCCCTGCTCCCATCGAATTCATTGCACACAGATTTATTGCCCACAGATGACCCAGCCTTGAGTGTCTGGCAGTCGGATGAGATTTCCGTCCCGGTGACCGTTGGCTTTTGGTCGCCCAAGATTCTGTTGCCGACCGACTGGCCTCAGTGGGAACATGAACTGGTTCAGATCGCAATAGCGCACGAGAGAGAGCACCAGCGACGTGGGGATACCTTGACGATGCTTTTGTCATCGTTCAATCTCGCGATCTACTGGTTTCATCCGATTGCCTGGACCCTACAGCGTCGACTTGCTGAATTGGCAGAACACGTTTGTGATGACTCAGTCATTCTGACAACAGGACATCGGCACACGTATGCAAAACATCTGATCTGGATGGCTCAGCGTGCAACTGACCTGCAACGTCAGCCACTTTTGGTTGGGATGGCACGTGGCCCAATGATCGAGCAGCGTATCGAGCGAATCATTGACTTCAGCCGACCGCTGAGCCAACGACTTTCCAAGTCGGTCGCAAGTTTCGTCGCCCTCGTCGTCATCGCGTTGTCGGTCATGATCGCCGGAGTGACCGCCAGGGCTCAGCAGCGAGAAAACCCGGACAGCGATCCATCCACCACATCACCGGCGGACGATGTCAAGCCGTCCCTTTCGGGTCGAGTCATCGGTCCCGACCAAAAACCTGTCGCCGGCGCAACTGTCTATCTCAGGACGCGGCAGGCCAATGCGACTCGCTCCGAACCACAAGAAACGACCACCGACAACATCGGGCGTTTCGTTTTCAAAGAGCTGCCCGACGGTGAACACCAATTGGTCGCCGCTGCCAGCGGAATGTCTTCGCGTGTGAAACGCTACCAGGGAGAGAAGGTTTCACCAGACGAAAACGAAATTGAGCTGCAACTCTCAGCTAGCCCGACCTTGCAAGTCGAGGTGTACTCGAAAAAAGATCAATCGACCGTCCGTGACGCGATTGTGCGTTTGAATTGGTCCGATATCAAACGTGATCACGCTGTCGACGAAAGGGGGACCGCTACCATTGACGGCCTGACAGCAGAAGAATGGAGTGTCGAAGTCAGAGCGCCCGGATATGCCGAGCAGAACCATACCGTCAGGCTACCGACGGGTGGATACACAACGATCAAGTCCTACCTGGACCCAGGAGCCTCCTTGGCCGGACGCGTGGTCGATGATGCGGGCACGCCGATTGGCGACTTGGGACTCAGTGTATTTCCTGGAGACATGAGCGGTGGACAAATCGAGTACGTCAAGACGCAGCCCGACGGAACCTATCGATTCGATTGCCTGCCAATGGGCGGGCTTCGCTTGTCTTCGAACTCACCTGATCATTCGAATCAAGACTGGCAGGTTTCGCTCACCGCAAAACCGGGTGAAACGCAAACCCTCGACTTGACGGTTCCACGTCGTCCCGATGGTGGTTCGATCAAGGGCACAGTGGTCGACAAAGACGGCCATCCGATTGCCAACGCCAGCATCAGCAATCACGGACGCTCGTCCAACCTCATCCGAGAAACAGGCTCGGACGAACAAGGACGCTTTCACTTACAGAATTTGTACAGCCCCGACGAACTGGTGGTCCAAGCCAACGGATACGCACCGGTTCAAATGAGCATTGCAGGAAAAGTCACCGAGCCTCCGTCAGAAATCAAGATCGTGCTACAACCGGGACACAGCATCGCCGGCAAGGTGGTGGACGAACGAGGAAAATCGATTCCCGATGTTTTCATTGTCTCCAATGGCAGGACTGGCGGCGGCTTGCGGATTTCGCGAACCACCAAGTCCGACGTCGATGGTCGATTCAATTTCAATTCACTACCCAAAGGAGCAACCCTCGACTTTCGCAAAAGCGGCTTCACTGCGCTTGGAGATCGCGAGTTGCCGCTGGATCGCGATGACGAAGTCGTCATCACGATGCCCGACCAAGGAATGCTGCGTGGCCGTGCGATTGATGAAAGCACGGGGAAGCCGATTCCATCCTTCAATGTCCGCATCACCTTTTCGCCAGATCGCAAACCCGGCGAACCGAGCGGGGGATTGACCGGCAACCGGGTTCATGAAGGGGAGGCCTTCTCCAGTGTCACCGGTCGCTTTGAATTGCTGGACCTGATTCAAGGAATGCCGTTGCAAGTGACCGTATCGGCTGAGGGCTATCAGCCCGCCGTGCTGCGACGCGTTGTTGCTCAACGAGATTCCGAGGCAGCTGCTGACGTGTACAGATTGAAGCCCATCGATCCGAGTCAGCACTTTACACTTTCCGGCAAAGTCGTCGATGAAGACGGAAATGGCATTGCTGGACTTGAAATGCGATTGATCGCCTGCAGTGAGCAACGCGGCGACTCTCGAGCGGAGTTTCCTTTCAACTGGGAGATGGTGCTCAACGGACAAGTCGCGCAAAGTGCGGAGGTCACTCAGTTTCTCAAGACGATCTCCAAACCAGATGGTTCCTTCACCTTTGCCAACGTCCAACCAGCCGTTGACATGGAGATTGCCTACTGGGGCGACGGTGCTGTGCGAAGCCGGATGCAGGGAATTGAAAAACTCAAGCCCGACGCACGCGAAACACTGGTGATACGAGCAAGTCGCGGCGGCGAGGTAACCGGCAAAATCGACATCGACTCCTTTCATGGCATTTCACAGATCCAACTTTCTGGTAGCGATGGCACTTTGCCGGCCATTCTCTCTCCAGACAAATCCAGCTATGTGATCAAAAACGTTCCTCCGGGAACACATCGTCTCATCGTTTACGGGCCTCCGATTCGTGCCGACGAACTCAATGGGTTTTTCCGAATGGATGTCGTCAAACGTGTTCCTTGTGAAATCGAGCAAGGCCAGACTCTCCAGATCGATCTCGCGGCAGTCACACCTCCCAGTCAGGATGATTGA
- a CDS encoding ThuA domain-containing protein, giving the protein MHSYFRTVATMVAVLSLTLSCVTENAGAADDPHVVIMVAEREYQTDESLTAFAKQHLASGYRVSILRAADDDRNRFVGAEAIDSADVLIISVRRRTLPAEQLDKVRRHVAEGKPVIGIRTANHAFCLRNEDPPADRAAWPEFDKEVFAGSYTNHYGKDLKTTLQVVPTAASHPILAGIDSNKTYDAGGSLYKVAPLGENTTTLMSGTVTEKPTEPIAWTHTRSDGGKSFYTSLGHVDDFAGPVLPRMLKNAIQWGLMK; this is encoded by the coding sequence ATGCACTCGTACTTCCGCACCGTTGCGACCATGGTCGCCGTCTTGTCCTTGACTCTCTCCTGCGTCACGGAAAACGCCGGGGCAGCAGACGATCCCCATGTGGTCATCATGGTTGCGGAACGGGAATATCAGACCGATGAGTCGCTGACGGCGTTTGCCAAGCAGCACCTCGCCAGCGGCTATCGCGTGTCCATCTTGCGAGCCGCAGACGACGACCGGAATCGGTTCGTGGGCGCCGAAGCGATCGACTCGGCCGATGTGCTGATCATCAGCGTGCGACGCCGTACGCTGCCCGCCGAGCAACTCGACAAGGTTCGCCGACACGTGGCCGAGGGCAAACCGGTGATCGGCATCCGCACGGCCAACCACGCGTTCTGTTTACGCAACGAAGATCCTCCGGCTGACCGGGCCGCTTGGCCGGAGTTCGATAAAGAAGTCTTCGCAGGCAGCTACACCAACCATTACGGCAAGGACTTGAAAACAACCCTACAAGTTGTCCCCACAGCCGCTTCGCATCCCATCCTTGCAGGGATTGATTCCAACAAAACGTACGACGCTGGCGGGTCGTTATACAAAGTCGCGCCCTTGGGCGAGAACACCACGACATTGATGTCGGGAACGGTCACAGAAAAGCCCACCGAACCGATCGCCTGGACACACACGCGATCTGACGGCGGCAAGAGCTTCTACACCTCGCTGGGACACGTCGACGATTTCGCCGGCCCCGTGCTGCCCCGAATGCTGAAGAACGCCATTCAGTGGGGATTGATGAAGTAG
- a CDS encoding super-infection exclusion protein B encodes MEGSTLEWLTKLSDVFKLPTKYVALLAFVTGAVLFSPQAILDKLHLSLIPATYGAVVGIVFLISSGIVLVNAWCEGVCIFRRRGSLARRRSQVSSELENLDPVEQAILREFMLSGSSTLKIPMDNPAVVGLSAKGILERIGAYGNYSLDGMMFPFRISAVAEKHITPDTLGLAQFTVVTDDGKLTLTHEGFEWVDERRPEFVIPRRERW; translated from the coding sequence ATGGAGGGCTCAACTTTGGAATGGTTAACCAAACTTTCGGACGTTTTCAAACTTCCAACCAAGTATGTCGCGTTATTGGCGTTCGTTACGGGCGCTGTCCTGTTTTCACCACAAGCGATTCTCGACAAACTGCACTTGTCCTTGATTCCGGCGACCTACGGAGCTGTTGTCGGGATCGTATTTCTGATCTCAAGCGGCATTGTATTGGTAAACGCTTGGTGCGAGGGTGTTTGCATATTTCGGCGCCGCGGGTCTTTAGCCCGACGCCGATCCCAAGTGTCCAGCGAATTGGAGAACCTGGACCCCGTTGAGCAAGCGATTCTGCGGGAATTCATGCTGAGCGGCAGTTCAACATTGAAGATTCCAATGGACAATCCGGCGGTGGTCGGGCTTTCAGCTAAGGGAATCTTGGAACGAATCGGTGCTTACGGCAACTACTCTCTAGACGGGATGATGTTTCCATTTCGCATCTCGGCGGTCGCAGAGAAACATATCACACCGGACACACTAGGGCTTGCGCAATTCACAGTCGTAACTGACGACGGAAAATTGACACTCACGCATGAAGGGTTCGAGTGGGTCGATGAGCGTAGGCCCGAATTTGTGATACCACGTCGAGAACGATGGTAG
- a CDS encoding type II toxin-antitoxin system RelE/ParE family toxin translates to MPGRKVPHRRRLAIEDIAGHSSYIAESNLDSALHFLDAIEATVEMLCQFPEAGGVVPTTRSEAKGLRAKLVSGFGSYAMLYFVTPELIDIARVIRGGQEMDQIALQSR, encoded by the coding sequence ATGCCTGGACGCAAAGTGCCGCATCGCAGGCGGCTTGCCATCGAAGACATCGCGGGACACTCAAGTTACATTGCCGAATCGAATCTCGATTCAGCCCTGCATTTTCTTGATGCGATCGAAGCGACCGTCGAAATGTTATGTCAATTTCCGGAAGCAGGTGGTGTGGTGCCGACCACACGATCGGAAGCCAAAGGTCTTCGTGCGAAGTTGGTAAGCGGGTTCGGCAGCTATGCCATGCTCTATTTCGTGACGCCAGAATTGATCGACATCGCGCGAGTCATACGGGGAGGACAGGAGATGGACCAGATTGCGTTACAAAGCAGGTGA
- a CDS encoding type II toxin-antitoxin system VapC family toxin, which yields MQSVYLETTVIGNIAGRVHPDLAMAARQSVTRRWWDTAPDRYELFVSALVVDECNGGDPTAASERPAVIGDLPMLDGGDGAKSLADLLLDGNAVPRSEPRDATHIAIAAVNGIELLATTICTPEQLLEAFDDS from the coding sequence ATGCAAAGTGTCTACCTCGAAACGACCGTCATTGGCAACATCGCTGGCCGTGTGCACCCTGATCTCGCAATGGCGGCTAGGCAATCCGTCACGCGACGATGGTGGGACACTGCCCCAGATCGCTACGAATTGTTCGTCTCAGCCCTGGTCGTTGACGAATGCAACGGCGGGGACCCTACCGCTGCCTCAGAACGTCCCGCTGTGATTGGCGACCTTCCGATGCTCGATGGCGGCGACGGTGCAAAATCGCTCGCTGATTTACTGCTTGATGGAAACGCGGTTCCTCGGTCCGAGCCACGGGACGCAACCCACATCGCGATTGCCGCCGTAAACGGGATCGAATTGTTGGCAACGACGATATGCACACCCGAACAATTGCTTGAGGCGTTCGATGATTCCTGA